The following are encoded together in the Culex pipiens pallens isolate TS chromosome 1, TS_CPP_V2, whole genome shotgun sequence genome:
- the LOC128093813 gene encoding uncharacterized protein LOC128093813, with the protein MRQPHLRMEVGSTLRTVSSARGHPESHNLNLLLRGLTIHIVLFSPRISTDLERETLVSSSAITSMAPESIPPTQQQIVREQRKRTSKIRKALKIRPTMEH; encoded by the coding sequence ATGCGGCAGCCGCATCTGCGAATGGAAGTTGGATCAACCCTCAGGACGGTCTCTTCTGCTCGAGGACACCCAGAATCACATAACCTGAACCTTCTGCTGCGTGGTCTCACCATCCACATCGTGTTGTTTTCCCCCAGGATCAGCACGGATCTGGAACGGGAAACGTTGGTTTCGAGTTCGGCAATTACGTCGATGGCCCCAGAAAGCATTCCGCCGACCCAGCAGCAAATCGTTCGCGAGCAGCGAAAAAGAACATCAAAGATCCGGAAAGCGTTGAAGATCCGGCCCACAAtggaacattga